The following is a genomic window from Pyxidicoccus xibeiensis.
GCCGAAGCCTCCGGCGCCGTCCTCCCCCGCCCCACCCCGTGCCGTGAAGGAGCGGCCCAGGGAGCAACCTCCCGCTGTCGCGCAGGCCCGACCGGAACCGCCGACACCTCCTGTCGCCGAGTCCCCTGCCAGCATGGACGGGCCGCCCGCCGCCGCGCCCCGGGCGGACCTGTCGCCCCCGCCAGCGGACCCACCGCGGGTCCGCGACGTGCCGCGCGCCGATGCGCCTCGTGCAGACGTGCCCCCTCCAGCGGACCGTTCGCTCGCCCGCGACGTGCCGCGTGCCGATGTGCCTCGCGCAGCCCCGCCACTTCCACCGGACCGTCCGCTCGCCCGTGACACGCCGCGCGCCGATGCGTCCCGCGCAGACCTGTCACTCCCTCCAGCGGACCGACCGCTCGCCCCCGACGCGCCGCGCGCGGAGGCACCCCGAGCGGACCTCTTCCCTCCACGGGACATTCCCACCGCGGAGCCCGCCCCCGCTCCCGGCTCACGGCTGCTGCTGGCGGCGCGCGCGGTGACGGCGCCAGTGGCCCAGGGTGACGCGGTCGCCGTCCTGGACGCGGGAGTCCCGGACCCACAACCGCCCTCTGCGCAGGCGCTGGTGCAGGACCTCGTCTCGGAGAGCGTGGGCCGGGGCAAGGTGGACCGGGGGCTGGTGCATCCGTACTTCGGCCAGCTCGGCAAGGCGCTGGTGAAGGCGTGGGACGCGGACCGCTCGGTGCAGGAGCATGGCCTGCAGGGCTACTTCGACATGGGCATGGAGCGGAGCCGTGCGTACTCACGCATCTGGCTGGAGCGCGCGGAGAACTACGGCGCCTCGGGTGCGTTCGCGAAGAAGGACACCCCGGAGGAGAACCGGCGCAGGCCCGCCAGCGTCGTGGGAGACACCGCGCTCCAGGCGCGCCGCGAGATGCGCAAGCAGATGCGCGAGGAGTTCCGCGCCACCCGCCGTGCCGTCATCCGCGTGGTGCAGGACGGCCAGGGCCGCCTGGTGGACGTGCAGCTCGTGGAGCCCAGTCACCAGCCGGAGGTGGACAAGGAGGCCATCAAGGACGTGCGGGCCGCCGCCGAGCAGCTGCCCCCTCCACCTCCCGAGGCCGTGGGCAACCGGGAGCACATCGTCAGCCTGTGGCAGTTCGAGCTGATCATCTCCATCAGCCCGCCCATTCCCTCGTTCACCTTCGAGTTCGACGAGGCGCTCGGCTTCATCGACACCCGCATGCCGCTGGACCGCCGCATCTACAAGCGCGTGCGGCTGCTGGAGGTCCGCTAGGGCCGCTGCACCTGGACGCGGACCGTGCCGCGAATCGTCTCGTAGCCGCCGAAGGCGTTCGCGTTGTCCTTGGCAATCTTCAGGTAGTACCAGCCGCCCTTGAGCCCGGACCACGTATACGACTGCGTCTTGCCCACGGCGAATGTCGCGGTGCCGATGTCGTCGTCGATGCCGTCGTTGCGGCACAGGGTGATGTAGAGCTTGTTCGTCGCCTCGTAGAAGCTGTGGGTGAGGTACCGCGAGTCCGACACCGTCACCATCACCTTGCCGTTGTTGGCCACGCCGACCTCGGTCGTCCCGGCCAGCGAGGAGTGCAGCTCGAAGGGCTTCTCGAAGCTGTCCAGCGGCTTGAGCGCGATGAAGCGCGGGACACGGCCCTCGCCGTACTGGCGCCAGAGTTCCGTCGTGTCGTAGCCGCCGAACAGCCGGCTGCCGCCCTTGCTTGCGTCGGAGGCATGGATGCCGGCATCCCCGTCCGCCGCCCCGTCGTTCACCTCGCGGTAGGACGTCCGGCCCGTCCACGCCTTCACCGGCAAGTCCAGGTGCGTGGCCAGGTCCTGCGCCAGCACTCCATCATCCGAGTACGAGGCGGTGTTGCAGGAGTGGAACTCCACCTGGCAGTCCGCGGTGAAGGCCTTCTTGTTCAGCCCGGGGACCTCGGAGGGCTTCAGCCCATAGTTGGCCTTGCCCTCCCAGCCATAGCGCAGCGTCAGCTCCCCGGGCAGGCCGTGGCTGTAGACGCGCAGGGCCTTCACGCTGTTCTCCGGCAGCTTGCCGAGCGCCTTGGCCAGCGTGTCCGTCTCGGTAATCCACTGGACCTTCGCGGGCGCGAGCTTCGCCTCCACGTCGGTCAGCTTGACCTCGCCCGCCTCGTAGCCCGTCTTCTCCACGAGGCACAGGGTGCAGTCGTCCATGCCGCGGTACATCGCCGCCTCGACGAACTGGAAGGGGTGCTTCGCCTTGATTTCCCCCGGAGCGGGCGCACCGATGACGTAGACGGTCATCTGCGCCACGCTGAGCTGGAGGGGCCGGCCGGCGGTGATTCTCAGCTGCGGTGCCATGGTCGCGTGTGCCTCTCAGCCCTCGGTGAGGAAGCCTTCCAGGCCAGGGAAGGAGATGTCGTAGGAGCCGGGGAGCATCTCCTCCACCTTGGCGCAGCCGTTGCCGTCGAGCGTCCCCTTCTTCACGGTGCCGTCCTTGAGGGTGATTTCGAAGGCCTGGTTCGCCAGCGGCTGGCCCCCCGGCGTCTTCACGGCGATCTCCACGGAGGCCATCGCCTTCTTCGGCTGCGGCAGGGCGTCAATCTTCACCTTGTCCACGGAGCCGCTGGACACCGAGCCCGCCGCCAGCAGCTGGACCTTCGCGCCCTTCGCCTTCAGGTCCGTGCCCTCCAGGGTGATGGTCTTCCCGAAGAACTGCACCTTCCCGGACTTCTCCACCCGCAGGTAGACCTTGCCGCCCACGATGATGGAGAGCGTGTCCGCCTTCACGTCGAACGTCTTGGCGAGCCACGCCAGCCCGTCCTTGATTTCCAGGTGCGAGTCCCGGCCCACCTGCTCCGTGAGGTCCTTGCCCACGGTGAGCGTCATGCCCTTGGCGACCTCCGTCTGCGAGTCGCCACCGGCCTTCAGCAGGGTGTCCTTGCTGACGGTGAGCTGCTTCGAGCCGAGCACGAACTCGGTGTGCAGGCCGCCCACCTCGGTGCTGCGCAGCCCGCCGGTGGCCTCGTTGTAGGCCAGGCCCACGGTCACCGCGTAGGCCGCGCCGATGGTGGTGGCCTTCGCGGCCCCCACGCTCTCCAGGGCCCCCTGGGCCACGAAGTGCTTTTGCCCCCTGGCCACCGTCATCGTCTGGTTGCCCTCCACCGCCTCGTCATGGCTGGCGGCGGTGCGCGTGCTCCGGTTGCCCTGGACGGTGAGCGTCTGGTTCCCCTCGATGGCGGCCACGTCGTCGCGCTGGACGTCCAGCTTCTGGTTGCCCTCCACCGTGCGCTTGCGGTCCTTCTTCACCAGCAGGTCCTCGAAGCCGAACACCTGCTGGTCCTTGTCGTTCTCCGTGACGAGGTCCTCGTCCTTCTGCGCGTGCGTGAAGACCTCCTCCTCGCCCGCGGCATCCTCGATGCGCACCTCATTGAAGCCGCCGCTGCCGGGACTGGACGCGCTCTTGTTGGTGGACTTCGTCTTCTCGTCCGGGAGCGCATACGGCGTGGCGTTGGTGCCGTTGTACACGGCGCCGGCGATGAGGGGCCGGTCCGGGTCGCCCTCGAGGAAGCGCACCAGCACCTCCTGGCCGATGCGCGGCAGCCACACGTGGCCCCAGCCCACGCCGCCCCACGGCTGCCCCACGCGCACCCAGCACGACGACTTGTCGTCCTGCTTGCCTTCCCGGTCCCAGTGGAACTGCACCTTCACGCGGCCGTGCGCGTCGGTGTGGAGCTCCTCGCCGTCGGGGCCCACCACCGTGGCCGTCTGCAGGCCGGGAATCACCGGCACCGGCGTGAGCTGGCGCGGGCGGAAGGGCGTGCCCTGCGGCAGCAGCTGGAAGTGGTTGCGGTACAGGCCCAGCAGCGACTCGCTCCCGGTGTTCGTCTCCGGGTGCGTGCCCGAGTGCGTCACCTCCGTGAGCAGGTACTCTCCGGCGAAGGTGCCGTCCTCGGGCGTGTCCACCTCCAGCACGTGGCCGGGCACGAGGCGCGGGGAGATGCTCTGCCCCACCAGCGTGCGGCCGCCCATGCCCGCTGCCTCCATGCGCACCCGGGCGGTGTTCTTGCCCGCCCCCGGGCTCGCGTGGCCGGCGGGGTAGTCGTAGAGCTCCAGCGCGGCGAGGCCCTTCGGGTCGGTCTTCTTGCCGGACACGTCCAGCACCGGCTTCTCGAAGTCGAAGTCCTTCACGTGCACCGCGCCCGGGCGCAGCCGGTGCACCAGCTCCAGGCGGGAGAGGAACTCGCCGCTGTAGGCGCGGCCGTCGTCCGGGCGCACGGGCAGCACGGCGCCCCCGGGCAGCGGCGGGTATGCCGACGGGGCGTCCACCACCACCAGCGTGTGGGCCTCGTCGGTGTGCTCGAAGTAGTAGGACAGCCCCTCCCACTCCATGAGGCGGCTGAGGAAGGTGAAGTCCGACTCGCGGTACTGCACGCAGTACTCGCGCGGGGCACAGCTGCCGCTCAGCGCCAGGCGGAACTCCACGCCCGCCGCCTCCAGCACCTGCTTGAGGATGTCGGGCACGGACTTGTTCTGGAAGATGCGGCAGCCGTTGGCCTGCGTCAGCCGCCACAGCGTCGGCGCCACGTAGGCCCGGTAGCGCCTGCGCCCGCCGCGCTCCCCCAGCGCCTCCAGCGCGCGGACGTACCCGTGCACGTACCGGGGCTCGGCGTCCCGCACCTCCACCGTGAGCAGCGCGTCCCGGCCCACCATGTCCGCGGCCTGGAGCGGCTCGCCGTCCCTGGGGTGGAAGTCCACCCGGAAGTCGAACAGGCGGCTCAGCCCCTCCGTGCCCGAGAAGGCGCCGACGTGCAGCGCCTCCGCACCGTACGAGCCGACGTGCAGCGTGAAGGCCGTTGGTCTTCCTGAACCCGCCATGGTCATCATGTCTCCCCAGCAGCCACGGACACGGACGTTCCTGTGGCGGGCTGGCGCGCGCTCCGGGTGTCCCTCCCTCGAAGCGGCAGGCATGTTTTACCATGCGGCACGGACACTCACGACCGCGCCTGCCCGCCTGCCTCATCCACATGGGGCCCGCGTGGTATCGTCACCCGAGCCACATGGACGCTCCGTCTTCCTCCCGCCCTGACTCGCAGCGAGAACCGCTTCTGTCGGAACTCCGTGAAGTCATTGCCTACTACGACAGCCTCGCGCCCACGTACGACGCGGCGCGGTTCGGCAACTCGTATGGCGCCTACCTGGACGGACTGGAGCGGCCGGTGCTCCGCGGGTGGCTGCGGGGCGAGCGGGTGCTGGACCTCGGGTGTGGCACGGGGCGCTTCCTGGACCTGGCGAGCGAGGGGCTCGATTTCAGCCCGAAGATGGTGCAGCTCGCGCGGGAGCGGTGGCCGGGCAAGCCCATCCACGAGGCGCCCGCCTGGAGCATCCCCGCGCCCGACGGCGCCTTCGACAGCATCTTCTCCCTTCACGTCTTCATGCACCTGCCGGCCCACGTCATCCAGCTCGTGCTGGACGAGTGCTGGCGCGTGCTGCGCATGGGCGGGGTGATGGTGTTC
Proteins encoded in this region:
- a CDS encoding type VI secretion system Vgr family protein is translated as MAGSGRPTAFTLHVGSYGAEALHVGAFSGTEGLSRLFDFRVDFHPRDGEPLQAADMVGRDALLTVEVRDAEPRYVHGYVRALEALGERGGRRRYRAYVAPTLWRLTQANGCRIFQNKSVPDILKQVLEAAGVEFRLALSGSCAPREYCVQYRESDFTFLSRLMEWEGLSYYFEHTDEAHTLVVVDAPSAYPPLPGGAVLPVRPDDGRAYSGEFLSRLELVHRLRPGAVHVKDFDFEKPVLDVSGKKTDPKGLAALELYDYPAGHASPGAGKNTARVRMEAAGMGGRTLVGQSISPRLVPGHVLEVDTPEDGTFAGEYLLTEVTHSGTHPETNTGSESLLGLYRNHFQLLPQGTPFRPRQLTPVPVIPGLQTATVVGPDGEELHTDAHGRVKVQFHWDREGKQDDKSSCWVRVGQPWGGVGWGHVWLPRIGQEVLVRFLEGDPDRPLIAGAVYNGTNATPYALPDEKTKSTNKSASSPGSGGFNEVRIEDAAGEEEVFTHAQKDEDLVTENDKDQQVFGFEDLLVKKDRKRTVEGNQKLDVQRDDVAAIEGNQTLTVQGNRSTRTAASHDEAVEGNQTMTVARGQKHFVAQGALESVGAAKATTIGAAYAVTVGLAYNEATGGLRSTEVGGLHTEFVLGSKQLTVSKDTLLKAGGDSQTEVAKGMTLTVGKDLTEQVGRDSHLEIKDGLAWLAKTFDVKADTLSIIVGGKVYLRVEKSGKVQFFGKTITLEGTDLKAKGAKVQLLAAGSVSSGSVDKVKIDALPQPKKAMASVEIAVKTPGGQPLANQAFEITLKDGTVKKGTLDGNGCAKVEEMLPGSYDISFPGLEGFLTEG
- a CDS encoding class I SAM-dependent methyltransferase; translation: MDAPSSSRPDSQREPLLSELREVIAYYDSLAPTYDAARFGNSYGAYLDGLERPVLRGWLRGERVLDLGCGTGRFLDLASEGLDFSPKMVQLARERWPGKPIHEAPAWSIPAPDGAFDSIFSLHVFMHLPAHVIQLVLDECWRVLRMGGVMVFDFPVALRRKLVGHQPPGWHAATTLSEAELHHLCETRWRLAERRGLALAPVHRLPQPLRPPLMVAERLLGRTPLKHLASYQLVKLEKLD
- a CDS encoding TonB C-terminal domain-containing protein — translated: MDGPPAAAPRADLSPPPADPPRVRDVPRADAPRADVPPPADRSLARDVPRADVPRAAPPLPPDRPLARDTPRADASRADLSLPPADRPLAPDAPRAEAPRADLFPPRDIPTAEPAPAPGSRLLLAARAVTAPVAQGDAVAVLDAGVPDPQPPSAQALVQDLVSESVGRGKVDRGLVHPYFGQLGKALVKAWDADRSVQEHGLQGYFDMGMERSRAYSRIWLERAENYGASGAFAKKDTPEENRRRPASVVGDTALQARREMRKQMREEFRATRRAVIRVVQDGQGRLVDVQLVEPSHQPEVDKEAIKDVRAAAEQLPPPPPEAVGNREHIVSLWQFELIISISPPIPSFTFEFDEALGFIDTRMPLDRRIYKRVRLLEVR